GCTTCGACGACGTTGAACATGGTACCTATTCCAGAGGAGGGATCCGTTGCATTGGTAGATGGTCCTCCGCAGCCTGCCAGTTTGCCAAGAGTTCATTACGGTGAATGTCCAGCCATTCTAACACGAGACCCCTGGCTCTCCTGGGAAGGTCTCCCTCAGTCACACC
This sequence is a window from Dehalococcoidia bacterium. Protein-coding genes within it:
- a CDS encoding DUF4160 domain-containing protein, with product MTEGDLPRRARGLVLEWLDIHRNELLANWQAAEDHLPMQRIPPLE